Part of the Bacteriovorax stolpii genome, CATTTCGAACTGCTCGCGCGACTTTTTGTCGATGTGAGGTGAACGAAGAACAGTAAACTTGTTGATTTCAGTTGGTAGAGGGATTGGTCCCGCTACTCTTGCACCAGTTTCTTTAGCAGTTTGAACGATTTCGTTAACCGAAGTGTCTAACAGCTTGTGATCATAGGCGCGTAGCTTAATTCTTAGTCTAGTTGCTTTCATAATATCCGTGGGTCCTTTTTTTGTTTTTGACTTTTTATTTTTTATACGGCCCTTTGTCAAGGGGCCGCAAATGTTTTTTCTTAAAATTAATCGTTAATTTCAGCAACAGTTCCGGCACCAATCGTACGTCCACCT contains:
- the rpsJ gene encoding 30S ribosomal protein S10; the encoded protein is MKATRLRIKLRAYDHKLLDTSVNEIVQTAKETGARVAGPIPLPTEINKFTVLRSPHIDKKSREQFEMRTHKRLVDIIEPTQQTIDQLMKLDLSSGVDVEIKY